One window of the Manihot esculenta cultivar AM560-2 chromosome 14, M.esculenta_v8, whole genome shotgun sequence genome contains the following:
- the LOC110631147 gene encoding GPI-anchored hemophore cfmA produces MANLKCLAILVLFVSTLAVSECRVARKDLGLDLGGVGVGLGVGLGLGLGGSGSGSGAGAGSGSGSGSSSSSSSSSSSSSRSNSGSGGSGAGSEAGSSAGSYAGSRAGSGGSGAGSEAGSSAGSRAGSGSGNGHGK; encoded by the coding sequence ATGGCAAATCTCAAGTGCTTGGCAATTCTTGTTTTATTTGTTTCAACTTTGGCAGTTAGTGAATGCAGGGTTGCAAGAAAGGACCTTGGGTTGGACCTTGGAGGAGTAGGGGTTGGATTGGGAGTTGGGTTAGGCCTTGGATTGGGTGGTAGTGGATCAGGCTCTGGTGCAGGAGCAGGCTCTGGTTCTGGATCTGGATCAAGTTCTAGCTCAAGCTCAAGTTCAAGCTCCTCATCCCGATCTAATTCTGGGTCAGGTGGCTCGGGTGCTGGTTCAGAAGCAGGTTCTTCTGCTGGGTCTTATGCTGGCTCTAGGGCTGGGTCAGGTGGCTCGGGTGCTGGTTCAGAAGCAGGTTCTTCTGCTGGCTCTAGGGCTGGGTCAGGCTCAGGAAACGGACATGGAAAATAA